CAGAACCTCGCCGAGGCGACGCGTATCGCGGTGCGGGAGATGATCGACTTCCTTGCCACCGAGCAGCACCTCTCCCGCGACGACGCCTACATGAGGGTCAACGCCTTTCTTCATTCAGCCGTTTTATCAGCTGCACCTGGCCCGTATGGTACCCATCGTGCGCCGCCACACCGTGGATCTGCTCCGCGTTCGTCCACGTCCCCTTGGGCGAGCGGGCGTCGAGCTTCGCGGGCGATAGCCGCCGCACCGTCTCGCGTAGCAGGACGTGCTGGATGTCGAGCAGCGCGACGTCCGCCACCCAAGCCGCCGCGTCCGGCCTGGCCGGGAGCCGCGGCCAATTGCTCGGTGCCCGGGGGAAGGACCCGCGC
The sequence above is a segment of the Gemmatimonadales bacterium genome. Coding sequences within it:
- a CDS encoding DinB family protein, with amino-acid sequence MARMDGRIALLLEFLDQAFDSHSWHGTTLRGALKGLTPREALWRPGSKRHNIWELVLHAAYWKYAVARRLAGAPRGSFPRAPSNWPRLPARPDAAAWVADVALLDIQHVLLRETVRRLSPAKLDARSPKGTWTNAEQIHGVAAHDGYHTGQVQLIKRLNEERR